A single window of Gossypium hirsutum isolate 1008001.06 chromosome A10, Gossypium_hirsutum_v2.1, whole genome shotgun sequence DNA harbors:
- the LOC107925050 gene encoding uncharacterized protein isoform X2 has protein sequence MATRYRSYDSRSSTSSHFSDPSSSIDLNSSASSRRPKSSSSSRAIVKSKPLDAAQSSRSKNQAADLHFTTMVKKFMDNKLANKTTGQLMVPSDVVAEDLNKTARKGTTFTALQRKLFGKGSSVKDNKKEVKALTEMKGNTRTLAMVLRSERELLNANKELEMEVSELKLLLQDKNREVEKLKDLCLKQRDEIKSLKNAILFPDALNCQLQDLVEKQGSELTQAKQLIPTLQRQVTSLTGQLQCLAQDLAQVKAEKYSSKACNQQHGSYDGDELFDSLEFDEIRYDSPHNETLSDERWQAFN, from the exons ATGGCGACGCGCTACAGGTCGTACGATTCACGCTCATCCACTTCCTCTCACTTCTCTGATCCCTCGTCATCTATAGACCTTAACAGCTCTGCTTCTTCGCGGAGGCCAAAATCGTCTTCTTCCTCTCGAGCAATTGTGAAATCGAAGCCGTTGGATGCAGCCCAAAGCAGCCGCAGCAAGAACCAGGCGGCGGATCTTCACTTCACAACCATGGTGAAGAAGTTTATGGACAATAAATTGGCAAATAAAACAACGGGACAGCTGATGGTTCCATCGGATGTGGTAGCTGAGGATCTcaat AAGACGGCGAGGAAAGGCACTACTTTCACGGCGTTGCAGAGGAAGCTGTTCGGTAAAGGATCTTCCGTTAAGGATAACAAAAAGGAGGTAAAAGCCTTGACGGAGATGAAGGGGAATACGAGGACATTGGCCATGGTTTTAAGAAGTGAGAGGGAGCTATTGAATGCCAACAAAGAGCTCGAGATGGAGGTTTCCGAGCTCAAGCTTCTGCTTCAAGACAAGAACAGAGAG GTGGAGAAGCTGAAAGATTTGTGCTTGAAACAGAGAGATGAGATTAAATCCTTGAAGAATGCAATATTGTTTCCAGATGCCTTGAATTGTCAACTTCAAGACCTAGTTGAAAAGCAAGGCTCGGAGCTGACGCAAGCCAAACAACTAATACCTACTCTCCAAAGACAGGTCACTTCTCTTACAGGACAACTTCAATGCCTTGCTCAGGATCTTGCTCAG GTGAAGGCAGAAAAGTATTCTTCCAAAGCATGTAACCAGCAGCATGGCAGCTATGATGGAGATGAGCTTTTTGATTCTTTG GAATTTGACGAGATTCGATACGACTCGCCGCATAATGAAACCTTGTCTGACGAAAGATGGCAAGCATTCAATTAG
- the LOC107925050 gene encoding uncharacterized protein isoform X1 yields the protein MATRYRSYDSRSSTSSHFSDPSSSIDLNSSASSRRPKSSSSSRAIVKSKPLDAAQSSRSKNQAADLHFTTMVKKFMDNKLANKTTGQLMVPSDVVAEDLNKTARKGTTFTALQRKLFGKGSSVKDNKKEVKALTEMKGNTRTLAMVLRSERELLNANKELEMEVSELKLLLQDKNREVEKLKDLCLKQRDEIKSLKNAILFPDALNCQLQDLVEKQGSELTQAKQLIPTLQRQVTSLTGQLQCLAQDLAQVKAEKYSSKACNQQHGSYDGDELFDSLEFSSGNPTSPGSPDDLFLEDLNPCLTPYYAKTKPKEFDEIRYDSPHNETLSDERWQAFN from the exons ATGGCGACGCGCTACAGGTCGTACGATTCACGCTCATCCACTTCCTCTCACTTCTCTGATCCCTCGTCATCTATAGACCTTAACAGCTCTGCTTCTTCGCGGAGGCCAAAATCGTCTTCTTCCTCTCGAGCAATTGTGAAATCGAAGCCGTTGGATGCAGCCCAAAGCAGCCGCAGCAAGAACCAGGCGGCGGATCTTCACTTCACAACCATGGTGAAGAAGTTTATGGACAATAAATTGGCAAATAAAACAACGGGACAGCTGATGGTTCCATCGGATGTGGTAGCTGAGGATCTcaat AAGACGGCGAGGAAAGGCACTACTTTCACGGCGTTGCAGAGGAAGCTGTTCGGTAAAGGATCTTCCGTTAAGGATAACAAAAAGGAGGTAAAAGCCTTGACGGAGATGAAGGGGAATACGAGGACATTGGCCATGGTTTTAAGAAGTGAGAGGGAGCTATTGAATGCCAACAAAGAGCTCGAGATGGAGGTTTCCGAGCTCAAGCTTCTGCTTCAAGACAAGAACAGAGAG GTGGAGAAGCTGAAAGATTTGTGCTTGAAACAGAGAGATGAGATTAAATCCTTGAAGAATGCAATATTGTTTCCAGATGCCTTGAATTGTCAACTTCAAGACCTAGTTGAAAAGCAAGGCTCGGAGCTGACGCAAGCCAAACAACTAATACCTACTCTCCAAAGACAGGTCACTTCTCTTACAGGACAACTTCAATGCCTTGCTCAGGATCTTGCTCAG GTGAAGGCAGAAAAGTATTCTTCCAAAGCATGTAACCAGCAGCATGGCAGCTATGATGGAGATGAGCTTTTTGATTCTTTG GAATTCAGTTCTGGAAACCCAACAAGTCCTGGAAGTCCAGATGACTTGTTCCTCGAAGATTTAAATCCCTGTTTAACACCTTATTATGCCAAGACAAAACCCAAG GAATTTGACGAGATTCGATACGACTCGCCGCATAATGAAACCTTGTCTGACGAAAGATGGCAAGCATTCAATTAG
- the LOC107924889 gene encoding CASP-like protein 2B1 — MNYLGVGISPGNVPVYHGTNPMVIERRVSIAELLLRCLICVLSVLTAILVGNDSQVKEIFSIQKKARFTDMKALVFLVVANGVAAAYSLVQVVRCVVSMVKGSVLVNKPLAWTIFSGDQAMAYLNVAAVGAAAQSAVFAKLGQTELQWMKICNMYGKFCNQVGEGISMAVLASVCMVLLSGISAFTLFRLCGVKKAKGNSGW, encoded by the exons ATGAATTATTTGGGTGTTGGTATTAGTCCTGGGAATGTCCCCGTATACCATGGCACTAATCCGATGGTAATTGAAAGAAGAGTGAGCATTGCAGAGTTGCTCTTAAGGTGTTTGATATGTGTCCTCAGTGTACTCACAGCTATCCTAGTGGGAAACGATAGCCAGGTCAAAGAAATCTTTTCGATTCAGAAGAAAGCTCGGTTTACAGACATGAAAGCTCTTGT GTTTTTGGTCGTAGCTAATGGGGTAGCTGCTGCCTATTCCTTAGTACAAGTGGTTCGTTGTGTGGTGAGTATGGTGAAGGGAAGTGTGCTTGTCAACAAGCCTTTGGCTTGGACCATTTTCAGTGGAGATCAG GCAATGGCATACTTGAATGTGGCCGCCGTGGGAGCCGCGGCACAGTCAGCAGTGTTTGCGAAGCTGGGGCAAACGGAACTTCAATGGATGAAGATATGCAACATGTATGGTAAGTTTTGTAACCAAGTTGGGGAAGGAATATCAATGGCGGTGTTAGCTAGTGTGTGCATGGTACTCCTATCTGGTATCTCTGCTTTCACTCTATTTCGCTTATGTGGTGTCAAAAAAGCCAAAGGCAACTCCGGGTGGTAG
- the LOC107925299 gene encoding ras-related protein RABA5a produces MNFVTEEEKTEDYLFKIVLVGDSAVGKSNLLARFARDEFYPNSKSTIGVEFQTQKVHIDGKEIKAQIWDTAGQERFRAVTSAYYRGAVGALLVYDISRRQTFDSIGRWLNELQTHSDMNVVTILVGNKSDLRDAREVSIAEGKSLAEAQGLFFMETSALDSSNVAAAFQTVVKEIYNILSKKVMMSHELNKPDSSSFDGKTVVLPSEDNPQPDAAEAKAGGGCC; encoded by the exons ATGAATTTTGTGACTGAGGAAGAGAAAACCGAGGATTACCTTTTCAAGATCGTATTGGTTGGTGATTCAGCTGTTGGGAAATCGAATTTACTTGCAAGATTCGCTAGGGATGAGTTCTACCCTAACTCAAAGTCGACCATAGGAGTCGAGTTTCAAACCCAGAAGGTCCATATAGATGGGAAGGAAATTAAGGCACAGATCTGGGATACAGCTGGTCAGGAGCGTTTTAGGGCTGTTACATCTGCATATTACCGAGGTGCGGTTGGAGCTCTCCTTGTGTATGACATCAGCAGACGACAGACTTTTGATAGCATCGGCAGATGGCTAAATGAACTTCAGA CTCACTCTGACATGAACGTAGTTACCATTTTAGTAGGCAACAAGTCAGATCTCCGGGATGCCAGGGAAGTATCTATTGCTGAAGGCAAGTCTTTGGCGGAGGCACAGGGTTTGTTTTTCATGGAGACGTCTGCCCTTGATTCCTCCAATGTAGCAGCTGCCTTTCAGACAGTTGTTAAAGAGATCTATAACATATTAAGCAAGAAAGTTATGATGTCTCACGAGCTGAATAAGCCAGATTCTTCTTCATTTGATGGAAAGACCGTGGTTCTACCGTCAGAAGATAACCCACAACCTGATGCAGCAGAGGCTAAAGCGGGTGGCGGTTGTTGTTGA